A DNA window from Mya arenaria isolate MELC-2E11 chromosome 17, ASM2691426v1 contains the following coding sequences:
- the LOC128224937 gene encoding uncharacterized protein LOC128224937, whose translation MIPHLYGANKQQHNSFMCIRYLKKCGLLYNTDKPVTLSSEYHFHIQVQNNNSLKMGLLYCIALGLVCACAYVEAIPTTTTEPSIIIGNPSDLFNTAVFKCADVIYGTMLMQKMFPPADSSLPELKTLNASHAKAIFDANIELLCKDVDKYSRCVKHFSKVGCTPEEEYIRRYIDIDQFGPALGLYCTNKELVKSNFLCTLEKVRKGDVPCEFGGIHGCIKGLLLYATQSVTKEVYCNVREASLNCRKTQLASCDVTYAEVMNSVAAKFPAKYCSS comes from the exons atgataccacaCTTGTATGGAGCGAATAAGCAGCAACATAACTCATTTATGTGCATCAGATACCTTAAGAAATGTGGCTTGCTATATAATACGGACAAACCTGTTACTTTATCATCGGAGTATCACTTTCACATCCAA GTGCAAAACAACAACAGCCTCAAAATGGGTCTTCTGTACTGTATCGCCCTCGGCTTGGTTTGTGCATGCGCATATGTGGAAGCaataccaacaacaacaactgagCCTAGCATCATTATCGGCAACCCTTCCGATCTTTTCAACACAGCAGTGTTTAAGTGCGCCGATGTCATATACGGGACCAtgttaatgcaaaaaatgtttCCACCAGCAGATAGCTCACTTCCAGAGCTAAAAACTTTAAATGCTTCCCACGCGAAGGCTATCTTTGACGCTAATATCGAACTACTTTGTAAAGATGTTGATAAGTACTCTCGTTGCGTCAAACATTTTAGTAAGGTTGGATGCACGCCAGAGGAAGAATATATCAGACGGTACATCGATATTGACCAATTCGGACCAGCTCTCGGGTTATACTGTACGAACAAAGAGCTTGTTAAGAGTAACTTTCTTTGCACGTTGGAGAAAGTCAGAAAAGGAGATGTCCCATGTGAATTTGGTGGAATTCATGGATGTATTAAAGGACTCCTGCTGTATGCAACACAGAGCGTCACAAAGGAAGTTTATTGCAATGTCAGAGAGGCGTCGTTAAATTGCCGAAAAACTCAGCTGGCAAGCTGTGACGTCACCTATGCCGAAGTTATGAATTCCGTCGCAGCAAAATTTCCAGCTAAATATTGCTCGAGCTAG
- the LOC128224226 gene encoding uncharacterized protein LOC128224226, translated as MGLLYWIALGFVCACASVEAIPTTTTEPSIIIGNSSDLFNTAVFMCADIIYGTMSMQKMFPPADSSLPELKTVNATLAKAVFDGSIDQLCEDVDKYSRCVKHFNEVGCTPEEEYVRRYVDIDQFGPALTLYCTNKELVKSNFLCTLEKVRNGDVPCEFGGIQGRIKGLLVYATQNFTKEVYCNVRTASLNCRKAQLASCDVTYAEVMNSVSAKFTAKYCSS; from the coding sequence ATGGGTCTTCTCTACTGGATCGCACTCGGCTTTGTTTGTGCATGCGCATCAGTGGAAGCAATACCAACAACAACGACTGAACCTAGCATCATTATCGGTAACTCCTCCGATCTTTTTAACACAGCAGTGTTTATGTGCGCCGATATCATATACGGAACCATGTCAATGCAAAAAATGTTTCCACCAGCAGATAGCTCACTTCCTGAGctaaaaactgtaaatgctaCCCTGGCGAAGGCTGTCTTTGACGGTAGTATCGACCAACTTTGTGAGGATGTTGATAAGTACTCTCGTTGCGTCAAACATTTCAATGAGGTTGGATGCACGCCAGAGGAAGAATATGTCAGACGGTACGTCGATATTGACCAATTCGGACCAGCTCTCACGTTATACTGTACAAACAAAGAGCTTGTTAAGAGTAACTTTCTTTGCACGTTGGAGAAAGTCAGAAATGGAGATGTCCCATGTGAGTTTGGTGGAATTCAAGGACGTATAAAGGGACTCCTGGTGTATGCAACACAGAACTTCACAAAGGAAGTTTATTGCAATGTCAGAACGGCGTCGTTAAATTGCCGAAAAGCTCAGCTGGCAAGCTGTGACGTCACCTATGCCGAAGTTATGAATTCTGTCTCAGCAAAATTTACAGCTAAATATTGCTCGAGCTAA